In Bradyrhizobium sp. G127, one genomic interval encodes:
- a CDS encoding FMN-binding glutamate synthase family protein, producing MAIKSPTPPRFSATFDEYSLAEIRRAASTGIYDIRGGGAKRKVPHFDDLLFLGASMSRYPLEGYRERCGTDVVLGSRFAKKPIHLKIPVTIAGMSFGALSGPAKEALGRGASTAGTSTTTGDGGMTPEERGQSSMLVYQYLPSRYGMNPDDLRKADAIEIVIGQGAKPGGGGMLLGQKISDRVAEMRTLPKGIDQRSACRHPDWTGPDDLEIKILELRELTDWEKPIYVKVGAARPYYDTALAVKSGADVVVLDGMQGGTAATQEVFIENVGLPILSAIRPAVQALQDLGMHRKVQLIVSGGIRNGADVAKALALGADAVAIGTAALVALGDNDPVHETEYQELGTTAGAYDDWHEGRDPAGITTQDPALAARLDPVKAGRRLANYLAVLTLEAQTIARACGKNHVHNLEPEDLVALTLEAAAMARVPLAGTNWIPGLQTF from the coding sequence ATGGCTATCAAGTCCCCTACGCCGCCGCGCTTTTCCGCGACCTTCGATGAATACTCTCTTGCCGAAATCCGCAGAGCCGCTTCCACCGGAATCTACGACATTCGGGGCGGCGGAGCGAAGCGCAAGGTCCCGCATTTTGACGATCTGCTATTTCTCGGCGCGTCGATGTCACGTTATCCGTTGGAAGGATACCGTGAGCGTTGTGGCACCGATGTTGTGCTTGGCAGTCGGTTCGCCAAGAAGCCGATCCATCTGAAGATTCCCGTCACGATCGCCGGCATGAGCTTCGGTGCTCTCTCCGGTCCTGCAAAAGAGGCGCTGGGTCGCGGCGCTTCGACGGCGGGGACTTCGACCACAACCGGCGACGGTGGAATGACGCCCGAGGAGCGCGGGCAATCATCGATGCTGGTCTATCAGTATTTGCCATCCCGTTACGGTATGAATCCGGATGACTTGCGAAAGGCGGACGCAATCGAGATTGTCATCGGGCAGGGCGCCAAGCCCGGCGGCGGCGGAATGTTGCTTGGCCAAAAAATTTCGGATCGCGTGGCGGAGATGCGCACGCTGCCGAAAGGCATCGATCAGCGCTCGGCCTGCCGTCACCCGGACTGGACCGGCCCCGACGATCTTGAAATCAAGATTCTCGAGCTGCGTGAGCTGACCGACTGGGAAAAGCCGATCTACGTTAAGGTCGGAGCCGCGCGGCCTTATTACGATACAGCATTGGCAGTGAAATCCGGCGCCGATGTTGTGGTGCTCGACGGTATGCAGGGCGGCACGGCTGCCACGCAAGAGGTGTTCATCGAAAATGTCGGCCTTCCGATTTTGTCCGCAATCCGGCCCGCGGTTCAGGCGCTGCAGGATCTCGGCATGCATCGGAAAGTGCAGCTGATTGTCTCCGGCGGTATTCGCAATGGCGCTGACGTTGCCAAGGCGCTCGCACTCGGCGCGGACGCTGTCGCAATAGGAACCGCAGCGCTTGTTGCTCTGGGTGACAACGATCCTGTCCATGAAACGGAGTATCAGGAGCTCGGCACGACTGCAGGAGCTTATGATGACTGGCATGAGGGACGCGATCCCGCGGGCATCACGACGCAGGACCCCGCTCTTGCTGCGCGGCTTGACCCGGTGAAGGCGGGCCGTCGTCTCGCCAATTATCTCGCGGTGCTGACTCTCGAGGCGCAGACCATCGCGCGCGCTTGCGGCAAGAACCACGTCCACAATCTCGAACCGGAAGATCTGGTTGCCTTGACGCTGGAGGCTGCTGCGATGGCGCGCGTTCCGCTCGCAGGAACAAACTGGATTCCCGGACTGCAAACGTTCTGA
- the glnT gene encoding type III glutamate--ammonia ligase, with translation MTTLAEIATKDRPASASSETIDLAKIAKERGIKYFLISYIDLFGASRAKLVPASAIAGMAKNGAGFAGFATWLDMSPADPDLFALPDPTSLIQLPWKPEVGWLASDLYMNGKMVPQGPRNVLKKAIADAAKHGVVLKTGVECEYFLVMPDGSAISDAADTATKPCYDQSALMRRYAVIKDICDAMLSLGWGAYQNDHEDANGQFEMNWHYDDALVTADRHAFFKFMVRAIAEQHGLRATFMPKPFLNLTGSGCHMHVSIWKGEENIFEDEADELGLSKMGYQFIGGIINSADALCAITNPTVNSYKRINAPRTVSGATWAPNTVTYTGNNRTHMIRIPEAGRFEFRLADGAANPYLLPAAVLAAGMDGVANKRDPGKRLDINMYTDGHTIVDAKRLPLNLLDALRALENSTILRGALGDELVDGFLKLKTIEWNDYSRFLTQWERDNTLDI, from the coding sequence ATGACGACCTTAGCCGAGATTGCTACCAAAGACCGCCCGGCGTCCGCGTCATCTGAAACCATTGATCTGGCGAAGATCGCGAAGGAGCGAGGAATTAAATATTTCCTGATTTCCTATATCGATCTATTCGGGGCCTCACGCGCCAAACTCGTTCCGGCTTCCGCGATCGCCGGCATGGCCAAGAACGGTGCAGGCTTCGCTGGTTTTGCAACGTGGCTCGATATGTCACCGGCAGATCCTGACCTGTTCGCCCTTCCGGATCCGACAAGCCTCATTCAGTTGCCGTGGAAGCCGGAGGTTGGCTGGCTCGCATCCGATCTCTACATGAACGGAAAGATGGTTCCGCAAGGACCCCGCAATGTTCTCAAGAAAGCCATCGCCGATGCCGCGAAACATGGCGTTGTCCTCAAGACCGGCGTTGAATGCGAGTACTTCCTCGTTATGCCGGATGGTTCGGCGATCAGCGACGCGGCCGATACTGCGACCAAGCCCTGCTACGATCAGTCAGCCTTGATGCGCCGCTATGCCGTCATCAAGGACATCTGCGACGCGATGCTGTCACTCGGATGGGGCGCATATCAGAACGACCACGAAGACGCGAACGGTCAGTTTGAAATGAACTGGCACTATGACGATGCCCTGGTCACGGCGGACCGTCATGCGTTCTTCAAGTTTATGGTTCGTGCCATTGCGGAACAGCACGGCCTGCGTGCGACTTTCATGCCGAAGCCGTTCCTGAATCTGACCGGCTCAGGTTGCCACATGCATGTATCGATCTGGAAGGGCGAAGAGAATATTTTCGAGGATGAGGCGGACGAACTCGGGTTATCCAAGATGGGTTACCAGTTCATCGGCGGCATCATCAACAGCGCTGATGCGCTCTGTGCTATCACCAATCCAACAGTGAATTCCTACAAGCGGATCAATGCACCGCGTACAGTCTCCGGTGCCACCTGGGCCCCCAATACGGTCACTTACACCGGCAATAATCGCACCCATATGATCCGCATTCCGGAGGCGGGACGTTTTGAATTCCGCCTCGCAGACGGCGCTGCAAATCCCTATCTGCTTCCGGCGGCGGTGCTGGCGGCGGGTATGGATGGCGTAGCCAACAAACGCGATCCAGGCAAGCGTCTGGACATCAACATGTACACGGATGGTCATACGATCGTTGACGCGAAGCGTTTGCCGCTGAACTTGCTGGACGCGCTGCGCGCGCTGGAGAACTCGACGATTCTGCGCGGTGCACTCGGCGATGAACTTGTCGACGGCTTTCTGAAGTTGAAGACCATCGAGTGGAACGACTACAGCCGATTCCTGACGCAGTGGGAGCGGGACAATACGCTCGATATCTGA
- a CDS encoding XRE family transcriptional regulator: protein MPKKSAKNIEAVSREYSTGSNAPAEGSRALERALGARIRFIRREQDLSVLDLSNAANISAGMLSKIENGQISPSLSTLQSIANALKVSLSMLFAASEERRDCSYVRAKQGVVIERRGTKVGHVYQLLGHVIGGDVAVEPYLITLEENAEAFTGFQHSGIEFIYMLSGEVIYRHGDTSHRLRPGDSLMFDSGALHGPETLVKRPMTYLSIIVYPRRQI, encoded by the coding sequence ATGCCGAAGAAGAGCGCGAAGAATATTGAAGCCGTTAGCCGGGAGTACAGCACCGGATCGAACGCTCCCGCAGAAGGCTCGCGCGCGCTTGAACGCGCACTAGGCGCGCGAATTCGCTTCATCAGACGCGAGCAGGATCTGTCGGTGCTCGATCTTTCAAACGCTGCAAATATCTCGGCTGGCATGCTTTCCAAAATCGAGAACGGCCAGATTTCGCCGTCGCTCTCGACCCTCCAGTCGATTGCGAATGCGCTGAAAGTTTCTTTGAGCATGCTGTTCGCTGCGTCAGAAGAACGCCGCGACTGCTCCTATGTCCGGGCGAAACAGGGCGTCGTCATCGAACGGCGCGGCACCAAGGTCGGTCATGTCTATCAGTTGCTGGGGCATGTGATCGGCGGTGACGTCGCGGTCGAGCCATATCTGATCACATTGGAAGAAAATGCCGAGGCCTTCACCGGCTTCCAGCATTCCGGAATCGAATTTATTTACATGCTGTCGGGCGAAGTGATCTATCGTCATGGCGACACCAGCCACCGGCTTCGGCCGGGGGATTCCCTGATGTTCGATTCAGGCGCGCTGCATGGCCCAGAAACTCTGGTCAAGCGGCCAATGACCTATCTATCGATTATCGTTTATCCGAGACGGCAAATCTGA
- a CDS encoding transporter substrate-binding domain-containing protein, with product MGTNRRDFLKKTALLGTAAAAAPYGFVRTIDQAWGATPWIKKGEPIKIGLLFSLTGGLAVPEEDSTLVMQYAIDEINKNGGIAGSPIEPVIVDAKSDFNVYSEKTKELILRNKVIALFGCYTSASRKAILPTVMAQNHLLYYPTCYEGAECTQNTICTGPLANQHSQDLIPFMVKEFGKKVFFVGSNYVWPKESNKNAKIWLEKAGGELLGEEYIPLGGSEFGPVLNKIRDAKPNFIFSTVVGASDIAFHKQFKQEGFKVDTMPIASLTTGEIETRAMGNEFGAGHFLSAPYFQALDNPTNHKFVEGFLKSKYGKNGTTHYNMEETYLSAYVFKYGLEKAIAALGYDGVTPRSIRDHSGGIKVEDGISPEGLIWIDDQNFNTWLKPKIGQCQADGSFKIVKQAAEHVAPDPYSIYPASGKCTAKGLVAPDGKVRTNVI from the coding sequence ATGGGTACCAATCGCCGCGACTTTCTCAAGAAAACGGCATTACTAGGCACCGCCGCTGCGGCCGCGCCGTATGGATTTGTTCGCACTATCGATCAGGCATGGGGCGCGACCCCGTGGATCAAGAAGGGAGAGCCGATCAAGATCGGACTTCTGTTCTCGCTGACGGGCGGTCTCGCTGTACCGGAAGAAGATTCCACCCTCGTGATGCAATACGCGATCGACGAGATCAACAAGAATGGCGGCATCGCCGGCTCGCCGATCGAGCCTGTCATCGTCGACGCGAAGTCGGACTTCAACGTCTACTCCGAAAAGACGAAGGAGCTCATTCTGCGCAATAAGGTCATTGCATTGTTCGGCTGCTACACCTCGGCAAGCCGCAAAGCGATCCTGCCGACGGTTATGGCGCAGAACCATCTTCTGTACTATCCGACCTGTTACGAAGGCGCGGAATGCACGCAGAACACGATCTGCACCGGACCGCTTGCCAACCAGCACTCCCAGGACCTCATTCCATTCATGGTCAAGGAGTTTGGAAAGAAGGTCTTCTTCGTCGGCTCGAACTATGTGTGGCCGAAGGAATCGAACAAGAACGCCAAGATCTGGCTCGAGAAGGCTGGGGGCGAGTTGCTCGGTGAAGAATACATCCCGCTCGGCGGCTCCGAGTTCGGGCCTGTGCTGAACAAGATTCGCGACGCTAAGCCGAATTTCATCTTCTCCACGGTCGTCGGCGCGTCGGACATCGCCTTCCACAAGCAGTTCAAGCAGGAAGGTTTCAAGGTCGACACGATGCCGATCGCTTCGCTCACCACGGGCGAAATCGAGACCCGCGCCATGGGCAACGAGTTCGGTGCCGGCCACTTCCTGTCGGCTCCTTACTTCCAGGCACTGGATAATCCGACCAACCACAAGTTCGTCGAGGGCTTCCTCAAGAGCAAGTACGGCAAGAACGGCACCACGCACTACAATATGGAAGAAACCTATCTGTCGGCCTACGTATTCAAGTACGGCCTTGAGAAGGCCATCGCGGCGCTTGGCTACGATGGCGTGACGCCTCGCTCGATCCGCGATCATTCGGGCGGCATCAAGGTCGAGGATGGCATTTCGCCGGAGGGGCTGATCTGGATCGACGATCAGAACTTCAACACCTGGCTCAAGCCGAAGATTGGCCAGTGTCAGGCTGACGGCAGCTTCAAGATCGTGAAACAGGCCGCAGAGCACGTCGCTCCGGATCCGTATTCGATCTATCCGGCCAGCGGCAAGTGTACTGCCAAGGGCCTTGTAGCGCCGGACGGCAAGGTTCGCACAAACGTTATCTAA
- the urtB gene encoding urea ABC transporter permease subunit UrtB, whose amino-acid sequence MALGSFFGSFDISAFLNALILGISIASIWLLAALGLTIIYGTVGVINMAHGEFIMLGAYSSYMLQSYFSLPFLLCIPASFLIVAAVGLILERGLIRYLYKRPLDTLLATFGVSLVLMQGVRLLFGSDPKYIAVPTIFSSNVQFGFVNISAFRMVVLGITIGAVVALWALFYRTRFGVQVRAVMQNKEMAASFGINSDRVYMLTFALGAGLAGLAGSLFGVLNIVLPTMGSAYVVQAFLVVVVGGGTLAGSVVAGGATGELQSIFAYFTNDTFARFLLFVLIVVLLRIRPQGLFAPSATRR is encoded by the coding sequence ATGGCGCTCGGAAGTTTCTTCGGATCATTCGATATAAGTGCGTTTCTGAACGCGCTTATTCTCGGCATCAGCATCGCCAGCATATGGTTGCTTGCGGCGCTGGGGTTAACCATCATCTATGGCACGGTCGGCGTGATCAACATGGCGCACGGTGAATTCATCATGCTCGGCGCCTACAGTTCCTACATGCTGCAGAGCTATTTTTCGCTTCCATTCCTGCTATGTATTCCAGCCTCGTTCCTTATCGTGGCCGCCGTCGGCCTCATCCTGGAGCGCGGCCTGATCCGATATCTCTATAAACGCCCGCTCGATACCTTGCTTGCAACGTTCGGAGTCTCGCTTGTTCTGATGCAGGGTGTGCGGCTGTTGTTCGGCAGTGACCCGAAGTACATCGCCGTGCCGACGATTTTCTCCAGCAATGTGCAGTTCGGCTTTGTCAACATTTCCGCGTTCCGGATGGTTGTGCTTGGCATTACGATCGGCGCGGTTGTGGCGTTATGGGCGTTGTTCTACCGCACAAGGTTCGGTGTCCAGGTTCGTGCCGTGATGCAGAACAAGGAGATGGCCGCATCGTTCGGCATCAACTCCGATCGCGTGTATATGCTGACATTTGCGCTGGGCGCGGGGTTGGCCGGTTTAGCCGGCTCTCTGTTTGGCGTTCTGAACATCGTGCTGCCGACCATGGGGTCCGCCTATGTGGTGCAGGCATTTCTGGTCGTTGTTGTCGGCGGCGGCACGCTCGCCGGAAGTGTGGTTGCGGGCGGTGCGACGGGCGAGTTGCAATCGATCTTTGCATACTTCACGAACGATACGTTCGCCCGGTTCCTGTTGTTTGTCCTGATTGTCGTGCTCCTGCGCATTCGTCCGCAAGGTCTCTTTGCACCTTCGGCAACACGCAGATGA
- the urtC gene encoding urea ABC transporter permease subunit UrtC, with protein MNLYHNTKAQWLTYLVFFVAIGTVPLYVTDNFLLNQFAVYGVYGMLALAIGLCWGFGGILNLGQGIPFGLGAYGMAMTMQMQSQDASNPIPPFMLNNSLDHLPWFWEPFRNTGFGIFLALLVPTLFCALFGGLMFRARVSGPFFAIMTLAMLSAFYTLILDIQPYTNGVNGITPPSPLTMGNFTFDPYSPEVYWIVFGLLLVATVGGKLMTRSRFGLVVQAVRGDAERVRFLGYNVASYETAIYTVSGFIAAVAGCCWVVLTQYVSPAQFDTTFSLSMVIWAGIGGRLSLLGAIIGAFMIQGGQSYLGDSLLSTWLLFLGAFFIVVVRFLPKGLVGLVETILGYFPVARKKKTVGEDRPADGQLLPQPGE; from the coding sequence ATGAATCTCTACCACAATACCAAGGCGCAGTGGCTGACCTACCTCGTGTTCTTCGTGGCGATTGGCACCGTACCGCTGTACGTGACCGACAATTTTCTGCTCAACCAGTTCGCGGTTTACGGCGTGTACGGCATGCTCGCGCTGGCTATCGGGCTTTGCTGGGGTTTTGGCGGCATTTTGAACCTCGGTCAGGGCATTCCGTTCGGCCTCGGGGCCTATGGCATGGCAATGACCATGCAGATGCAGTCGCAGGATGCGTCGAATCCAATTCCGCCATTCATGCTGAACAACAGCCTCGACCATCTGCCATGGTTCTGGGAGCCATTTCGCAACACAGGGTTCGGCATTTTCCTGGCGTTGCTGGTGCCGACCCTTTTTTGCGCGTTGTTCGGCGGCTTGATGTTCCGCGCCCGGGTTTCAGGTCCGTTCTTCGCGATCATGACGCTGGCCATGCTGAGCGCATTTTACACTTTGATCCTCGATATCCAACCCTACACCAACGGCGTCAATGGCATCACGCCGCCGTCGCCGCTCACGATGGGCAACTTCACTTTCGACCCCTACAGTCCTGAGGTGTACTGGATCGTTTTTGGGCTCCTGCTTGTCGCGACTGTCGGCGGTAAGTTGATGACGCGCAGCCGTTTCGGACTGGTGGTCCAGGCGGTGAGAGGTGACGCGGAGCGCGTGCGTTTTCTTGGCTACAACGTGGCCAGTTACGAAACCGCCATCTACACCGTGTCGGGATTCATCGCCGCCGTCGCGGGATGTTGCTGGGTCGTTCTGACCCAGTACGTTTCGCCGGCGCAATTCGACACCACTTTCAGTCTTTCGATGGTGATCTGGGCCGGTATTGGTGGTCGGCTTTCGTTGTTGGGCGCGATCATCGGAGCGTTCATGATCCAGGGTGGCCAGAGCTATCTCGGCGACTCCCTGCTGTCGACGTGGCTGCTTTTCCTCGGCGCCTTCTTTATCGTTGTGGTGCGCTTCCTGCCGAAAGGGCTCGTGGGTCTTGTCGAGACCATTTTGGGATATTTCCCTGTTGCAAGAAAGAAGAAGACGGTCGGCGAAGATCGGCCCGCTGACGGCCAGCTCCTTCCGCAGCCAGGGGAGTGA
- the urtD gene encoding urea ABC transporter ATP-binding protein UrtD encodes MSFLEIKNLCKTFDTVNVINDFSVEIVEATLCCLVGPNGAGKTTTMDLITGRQKPTSGTITFCDEDITGLDEHEIARRGIGRKFQVPAVFRDLSVRQNLEVSYSRNTNPLKNMFRFRETGFAQKLDEVATLSGLSDRLDVEAGILSHGETQWLEIGMVLMQDPRLLLLDEPIAGMTESEIEKTAKIFNNLKATNTLLVVEHDMSFVRQIADVVTVMHMGSLLAQGSLKEIESNERVREVYLGETAA; translated from the coding sequence ATGTCGTTTCTTGAAATCAAAAATCTCTGCAAGACGTTCGACACCGTAAACGTCATCAACGATTTCAGCGTTGAGATCGTCGAAGCGACGCTTTGCTGTCTTGTCGGTCCAAATGGCGCGGGAAAAACCACGACCATGGATCTGATCACGGGGCGCCAGAAGCCGACCTCCGGTACGATCACCTTTTGCGATGAAGATATTACAGGCCTCGACGAGCACGAGATCGCCCGGCGCGGGATCGGACGCAAATTCCAGGTGCCGGCTGTTTTTAGAGATCTGTCGGTTCGTCAAAACCTCGAAGTTTCCTATAGCCGCAACACCAATCCGCTGAAGAACATGTTCCGTTTTCGCGAGACTGGATTCGCACAGAAGCTCGACGAAGTTGCGACGCTAAGCGGCCTTTCGGATCGTCTCGATGTCGAGGCGGGAATTCTGTCGCACGGTGAAACGCAGTGGCTTGAGATTGGCATGGTGCTGATGCAGGATCCTCGGTTGCTGCTGCTGGATGAGCCGATTGCGGGCATGACGGAATCCGAGATTGAGAAGACGGCAAAGATCTTCAACAATCTGAAGGCGACGAACACGCTTTTGGTCGTTGAACACGATATGTCTTTCGTTCGGCAAATCGCCGATGTCGTCACCGTGATGCATATGGGCAGCCTGCTCGCCCAGGGTTCGTTGAAAGAAATTGAATCGAATGAGCGTGTCCGCGAAGTCTATCTTGGGGAGACTGCGGCATGA
- the urtE gene encoding urea ABC transporter ATP-binding subunit UrtE has translation MTTLLSMDRVTSYYGKTPILKDFSFEIEQGTCLCVLGRNGVGKTTMMRTIMGLTDRSAGDITINGLSIGALPTYQRAKQGIGYVPQGRGILSDFTVRENILLGTFARKDEDNEIPEICLRLFPYLKENLDRRAGLLSGGQKQQLAVARALAVDPKVLLLDEPTEGIQPNIVQEIGETLRMLNKELGITLLLTEQHIKVAKKLGDKFLMLDNGRVVASGPIDALDDEVIQKHMTI, from the coding sequence ATGACCACGCTTCTCTCGATGGACAGGGTAACGTCCTATTACGGTAAAACCCCAATCCTGAAGGATTTCTCGTTCGAGATAGAGCAGGGTACATGCCTTTGCGTGCTGGGACGCAACGGTGTCGGCAAGACGACCATGATGCGTACGATCATGGGACTTACCGACCGATCCGCCGGCGATATCACCATAAACGGATTGTCGATTGGCGCATTGCCGACTTATCAGCGGGCCAAACAGGGCATCGGCTACGTTCCGCAAGGACGCGGCATTCTCTCTGATTTTACTGTCCGCGAGAATATCCTGCTCGGCACCTTCGCGCGCAAGGACGAAGACAACGAGATTCCGGAAATCTGTCTGCGTCTGTTTCCCTATCTCAAGGAAAATCTCGATCGGCGTGCGGGGCTGCTGTCGGGCGGCCAGAAGCAGCAGCTGGCGGTGGCGCGGGCTCTCGCAGTGGATCCGAAAGTTTTGCTTCTCGACGAGCCGACCGAAGGAATCCAGCCGAACATCGTTCAGGAAATCGGCGAAACACTGCGGATGCTCAACAAGGAGCTTGGCATCACGCTGCTGCTTACCGAGCAGCACATCAAGGTCGCAAAAAAGCTCGGCGACAAATTTCTCATGCTGGACAACGGTCGCGTCGTTGCCTCCGGCCCGATAGACGCCCTCGACGACGAAGTCATTCAAAAGCATATGACGATCTAA
- a CDS encoding N,N-dimethylformamidase, small subunit, whose translation MIPIPRPSTPDAERMIREHKECIDSMKGVAGNSVLKCETPGDTTTVTGGIHEDLQLNRVLLRMRAKPAKGKLVVICTKVEKEWRIARLSGVRGVPPEFVTDKVYDNEQDPQHDIFLMRLEEMPETDGFPEHFREGWKRRDDQWTVT comes from the coding sequence ATGATTCCCATTCCACGCCCTTCGACGCCCGATGCTGAGCGCATGATCAGGGAACACAAGGAATGTATCGACTCCATGAAGGGAGTTGCCGGCAACAGCGTTCTGAAATGCGAGACGCCAGGAGACACCACGACCGTCACCGGCGGAATTCATGAGGATCTTCAGCTGAACCGCGTCCTGCTTCGGATGCGTGCCAAGCCAGCCAAGGGCAAGCTCGTGGTTATTTGCACCAAAGTCGAAAAGGAATGGCGCATTGCCCGCCTTTCGGGCGTGCGTGGCGTGCCGCCCGAATTCGTGACCGATAAGGTCTACGACAACGAGCAAGACCCGCAGCACGATATTTTTCTCATGCGACTTGAGGAGATGCCGGAGACCGATGGTTTCCCCGAGCACTTCCGGGAAGGCTGGAAGCGCCGCGACGACCAGTGGACCGTAACCTGA